In Apus apus isolate bApuApu2 chromosome 5, bApuApu2.pri.cur, whole genome shotgun sequence, the following are encoded in one genomic region:
- the LOC127385025 gene encoding galectin-related protein A-like: MKRSKPRVACSCLRCKTRRVGGRPVTRTGRKAGAGRGLARRSHRHRRDEAPSEARDSAAGLGGVPPVLGTDKPPASPPPPPHPLFIPGFLFAFVAAHKTNAPPGAAAAGASVRGGAVMTEERCPKMEQYVGEIKGGLRPSMKLTVIGVVHSNPKSFSVTLLCDPVDANKDVGLLFTVNFSDKSITRNARIAGKWGREEKTIPYFPFMAGDTFKMELLCEHQQIRVLLDGRQLCDFTHRIQPLNLVKALQITGDIKLTKVA; the protein is encoded by the exons ATGAAGAGAAGTAAACCACGTGTTGCCTGTTCGTGTCTACGCTGCAAAACGAGACGTGTCGGCGGGCGCCCCGTTACGCGGACAGGCAGGAaggcgggcgcggggcgcgggctCGCCCGGCGCTCCCACCGGCACCGACGGGACGAGGCGCCGAGCGAGGCCCGTGACTCAGCGGCTGGGCTGGGTGGTGTCCCGCCGGTGTTGGGCACAGATAAGCCCCCCgcatccccccctcccccgccgcATCCTCTCTTTATTCCGGGCTTTTTGTTTGCGTTTGTCGCGGCGCACAAAACAAACGCTCCTCCGGGGGCTGCAGCGGCGGGAGCGAGTGTGCGGGGCGGAGCGGTGATGACAGAGGAGAGGTGTCCCAAA ATGGAGCAGTATGTTGGTGAAATTAAAGGTGGCCTGAGACCCTCCATGAAACTCACAGTCATAGGGGTGGTACATTCCAACCCCAAGAG cttttcagtgaCTCTGCTCTGTGATCCAGTGGATGCAAACAAAGATGTTGGGCTGTTATTTACAGTTAACTTTAGTGACAAGTCCATCACACGAAATGCACGAATTGCTGGGAaatggggaagagaagagaaaactaTTCCCTACTTCCCGTTTATGGCAGGTGACACATTTAAG ATGGAGCTCTTATGCGAACACCAGCAAATACGGGTCTTGCTTGACGGACGGCAGCTCTGTGACTTCACCCACCGCATTCAGCCCCTGAACTTGGTGAAAGCTTTGCAGATCACAGGGGACATCAAGCTTACCAAAGTAGCTTGA